TTCTGCCATATCTCGCAGCGCCCAAGGATTGTGCTTTTCCACAAACTCCTGTACCTTCGGATCGAGTAAATACGCCTCGCTTACGCCATCATAAATATGATCCGCCACACAATGAGTGGTGGCATCATAGGCAAACAGATAATCTACCGTAGCCGCCATTTCAAAGGCTCCTTTATACCCGTGTCGCATCACACCGGCGATCCATTTGGGGTTGATGACTCGCGATCGATATACCCGGTTAATTTCCTCTTGTAGCGTGCGAATTCTCGGATGATTCATCACCGCATGATCGCCAAAATAAACCGTAGGATTTTCTCCCTTTAATGACCGCACTGCTGCCGTTAATCCCCCTTGAAACTGATAGTAATCATCCGAATCTAATAGATCGTGTTCGCGGTTATCTTGATTGTGCAAAACCACCTGTAAATCTTGTAACCGTTGGGCAAAAACTTCCGGCGCACTTTGACCGTCCCCTTGCCCCGTGTAAGCGTAACTGCTCCAATTCAGATAAGCGCGGGCTAAATCCTCATCGGAGCGCCAATTTTGCGACTCAATTAGGCCCTGTAACCCGGCCCCATACGCGCCCGGTTTCGATCCAAACATGCGATAATGCGATCGCTCCCTTGCTTGCTCCTCACTTAACCCCAACTCTCGCCATTTCTCGGTTTCCCGGCGCACCGTCCCCGCTAATGGGTTCTCCTCTTCCGGTTCATCCAATGCTGCAACCTTCTCCACCACCTGATTAAACAAATCGATCAAATTCGGGAACCCATCCCGGAAAAATCCCGAAATTCGCAACGTCACATCCACCCTCGGCCGTCCCAAAACTGACACCGGAACCACCTCAAAATCCACCACCCGACGAGACGGCCCATCCCAAACCGGTTGCACTCCCAACAACCATAAAGCCTCTGCCAAATCTTCCCCTCCTGTCCGCATAGCCGAAGTCCCCCACATCGACAACCCCAGTGTTTTCGGATACTCCCCATTTTCCTGGGTATAGCGCTCAATCAACGCTTCCGCCGCCTTCCGCGCCATTCCCCAAGCCGTTTCCGTGGGAATTGCCCGAATATCAACCGAGTAAAAATTACGACCGGTTGGCAGAACTTCCGCCCGTCCCCGCGTGGGAGCGCCCGATGGCCCACTGGCAATGTAGCGCCCGTCTAGTCCGCGCAAGAGGTTGGTAATTTCTTGCCGGGTGGCTTGTAGTTGAGGATACAGGGTTTCGGCAATCCAGGTGAGTTCCTTTTCCGTTGTAGGGGCGGGTTCACCCATATCTGGGTGGGAAGACAAGATGGTTGGTGTTTCATGTCGCGAAGCGAAACCCGCCCCTACCAATAATTGGTCTACATAATTTGCCGCTAATGTTTCTAGTTGCTCGACGACATCCCCCACTTGGTGATAGGTTTTGTTTTCAATCACCACCGGAGGCTCCAACCGCGTCGTGGGGTCAGTGGTGAGGGGGTCAAAGTCTAAACCTAAATCCTCCGCTAAAGCACGGGTAATTCCCTGGGGACGGGAGCGGGAGATGGCAACGATTAGATCTCGCAGTTGTCGCCCTTGGGGACATTGACCGAAAATATGTAGACCATCGCGAATTTGGGCTTCTTTGAGTTCGCACAGATAGCCATCAATGCGGGTGGAAAGTTGCGAGGTAACCCCAGTTAAGTCTTCTGGAGTTAAACCTAAATCTTGGTCGAGATGTTCTTGACGGATGAGCGCGGTAATTCGAGATTGGATAGCGGGTAGTCTGGAAGGGTCTAAACTATCGGCTTCATAATATTCATCGACGAGGGTTTCGAGTTGTTGCAGGGGGCCGTAGAGTTCGGCGCGAGTCAGGGGTGGGGTAAGATGATCGAGGATAACGGCTTGCGATCGCCGTTTCGCTTGCGAACCTTCCCCCGGATCATTCACAATAAACGGGTACAAGTGCGGCATTGTCCCTAACGCCACCTCCGGATAACAGCACTCAGACAGGGCTAAACTCTTGCCGGGTAACCATTCCAAATTCCCATGTTTGCCCACATGAATCACCGCATCCGCTTGAAAGATGTCTTTAATCCACTGATAAAAAGCCAGATAATGGGGCGTAGGCTCTAAATCTGGCGCATGGTAATTTAAGCTTGGGTCTAGATCGTATCCCCGCGACGGTTGGATACCCACAAACACATTCCCCAAATTTAACCCGGCAATAGCAAACCCCGTAGGGGCGGGTTCACCCAATTTTTGGTCTTCCCACCCAGATGTTTGTGAACCCGCCCTTACATCTGGGTACGAAGAAGAAGTCATGGGTTGTGTAACCCAACGTTCCGGGAGGGCGGGTTCACGAGTCATATCGTCTTGCCATCCAGATATTGATGAACCCGCCCCTACACCACCATCCCCAATACCACCCCATCGGTTATTAATACCCTGTTGCACCTCAACCGGCAATTGCCCAAACGCCTGTTCATAATCATCTTGAGACAGAGATAACCCCATCTCCCCATTCCCCCATTCCCCCATTCCCCCACGATTCAACCGTATCTCATTCCCTTCCCAGTCATTCGTCACCCCTGCGGTTAAGCGAGTAATTAAATCATCCCCCGTTTCCGGAATATCCTCTAACTCATATCCTGCCTGTTGCAAAGCCGCCAAAATCTGCACGCAACTGGCGGGAGTATCCAACCCCACCCCATTCGCCAGTCGTCCGTCACGGGTGGGATAATTGGCCAAAATCAGGGCAATTTTGCGCTCTTTTGCGGGTTTTTGCCGCAGTTTCACCCAGTTTTTGGCTAAGTCAGCTACAAAGTTCACTCGGTCAGCAACCGGTTGATATTGCACTACATCGGTTTGCAGTTGCTCGTTATAGGTTTGGGTGGCTTTGAAGGAAATGGCGCGAGTGATAATTCTGCCGTCTACTTCCGGTAGGGCGATATTCATGGCTACATCTCTGGGTAGGAGTCCCCGGTTGCCTTGTTGCCATTGCTCGACGGTGGAGCTGCTGAGGATGACTTGTAGGGTGGGGACATCTAATGTCGAGAAAAATGTAGGGGCGAAAAATTTTTCGCCCCTACCCGTATTTTGTAGGGATTGGATGGCGAAACTGGTGGTATTGAGCAGAACTTGGATGGGTGGGTTGTCTGGAGGTTGGAACAGGTGTAGAATTTCTTCTTGGCAGTGGCGATCGCCCAAGCGATGCGGAGCATTATCGCGCAAAGACGACACAAAAACAGGAACCGGTGTTAACTGGCGCTGCACTAAAGCCTGACACAGGGACTCAATTGGAGCCGTATTTCCGGCGCAATAATGGGCACGATAGAAGAGAATTCCCACTTTTGGCCAATTTTGCCCTAAAGCTTGGTTTTGCGGTAATACGCCCACTTTTGGGATGGGTTTCGGTTCAGCAATATTTTCGCCTTCCCACCCAATGGTAGGGGCGGGTTCACCAATAGAGCAGTTTTCGCTGCTATGCCCGGCCTTTTGATCCCCCCAACCCCCCTTAAAAAGGGGGGCAGGAACAGTCCCCCTTTTTAAGGGGGATTTAGGGGGATCTTTCTGGCTCATAATAGTGGAAAGTGCTGTATCTTGGTGAGAAGGGGAAATAGTTTGTGTTTGATGCCCCGTAGCGGAACCCACCCTTACAGAACCCGCTAAAAACAACAACCCATTGCGAATATTTTCCACGCCCCCCTCGCTCCAATAGCGCCATAATCGGTTAACCTGCTGCAAAGAAACCGTCGAATGGCTCATCAACTCCATATCTGGAGCATCTTCACCAGGCATCACCACCAAAGCAATGCCCTGATTTTCAGCCAACTCCTTTACCACTTCCAAGCCATAAGACCAATAAGCCCGTCCTCCCAACAAACGCACCACAATCACCTGCGCGTGCTGCAATACCCGCTCGGCATAATCATCAATCGACAGTTGCTGCACCAAGTGCAACAGATTCGCCACCCGAATATCGGGAAACTGGGGCGGAAGATGGGGGAGAGTTGCCGCTAAGGTTTGAATATCTGTATCGGCTGCGGTGAGAATAACGATAGGGGCTGGAGTTTGTTCGAGGATAACCACCCCTTCATCTTGAGGGTTCCATCCTCCCGGAGTTGCGGCGATTCGATGCATTGTGAGTATAAACCTATATTAAGATAAACGGTCAAAACCTAAAACTTTCCCAACGTTTCAGGGGGGTGGAGATCAAAAAGAGCATAGGATATGTAAATCGGAGAATGGCAAGCCCTCTGACTAAGGGACAGGAAGCAGGATTTATCAACTGTGGTGTCCGCTCTCCTCCTTGATCTGCCGTATCTTCATCTATCCTGCGATCTTCTGACTAAGCAATAGTAATGCTACCTCATCGAATTTTAGATTACAAGACCTTTAAGCAGCTTTATGTCTTGTTACAGGGTAAGGCCGATACTTTGGGAGAGGCTGCGATCTGTATCACTGAGAGGATTTTACATCAGACCGATTCCTCTTGGAATTATGGGCGATCGCAGTTTTTGGTTTTAGTGTCTCCAGCCTTGAGGGTGTTGTTAATTGGTACGCCTCTCGGTCACGCCTCTATTCATGAAGTTCCCTATCTTCAGGTCGAGTTTACCTTTGATGTCCAACCGATTACAGTTTTTCTTAAACAACTCCTACAGGAATTATCCGATCCCGCCCTAGTGCATCAAGCTTTAAAAAAAGTAATTCGTACCCCTCAAGTGAATTCGGCTTATTTACAAGGGGAGTTGATCCTGCAAATTTTAACTCGAATTGAACAGTCGGAAACAGGATCGCAAGAGTGTTTTACGGGTTCTTTTATGAATCCAGCCAGACAAGAGAGGTTATATTATCAAATTATTGCCCAAATGCAGCAAGGGGTAGATTTACCCACAATTTTGTCAACGGCTGTGGAAGAATGGCGAAGTTTCTTGCAGGTCGATCGCCTATTGATTTATCAATTTGATGTATTTAAAGGTCAAGACTATAACCCAATCAATTCACCCAAAAGCTGGGGCTATATTACCTATGAAGCTAAGGGAGGAAATTCGATTCCGCCCGTACTTCATTTAACGGAGGAAAAGTCTTGTTTTGCCTATGGATGTAAAGGCCGGGAAAAATATCAACAAGGCTGGGTAGCCACCATTTCGGATGTGGAAGTTAGCTATCAGGATGCTCCCTGTTTATTAGATCTATTGCGTCATTATCATGTTCGGGCTAAGTTAGTGGTTCCGATTTTGGTACGCAAACAAATTTGGGGATTGATGATTGCCCATCAATGTCACTATCCTCGACGTTGGTTGGAATGGGAAAAACATGC
This window of the Roseofilum capinflatum BLCC-M114 genome carries:
- the cobN gene encoding cobaltochelatase subunit CobN; the protein is MHRIAATPGGWNPQDEGVVILEQTPAPIVILTAADTDIQTLAATLPHLPPQFPDIRVANLLHLVQQLSIDDYAERVLQHAQVIVVRLLGGRAYWSYGLEVVKELAENQGIALVVMPGEDAPDMELMSHSTVSLQQVNRLWRYWSEGGVENIRNGLLFLAGSVRVGSATGHQTQTISPSHQDTALSTIMSQKDPPKSPLKRGTVPAPLFKGGWGDQKAGHSSENCSIGEPAPTIGWEGENIAEPKPIPKVGVLPQNQALGQNWPKVGILFYRAHYCAGNTAPIESLCQALVQRQLTPVPVFVSSLRDNAPHRLGDRHCQEEILHLFQPPDNPPIQVLLNTTSFAIQSLQNTGRGEKFFAPTFFSTLDVPTLQVILSSSTVEQWQQGNRGLLPRDVAMNIALPEVDGRIITRAISFKATQTYNEQLQTDVVQYQPVADRVNFVADLAKNWVKLRQKPAKERKIALILANYPTRDGRLANGVGLDTPASCVQILAALQQAGYELEDIPETGDDLITRLTAGVTNDWEGNEIRLNRGGMGEWGNGEMGLSLSQDDYEQAFGQLPVEVQQGINNRWGGIGDGGVGAGSSISGWQDDMTREPALPERWVTQPMTSSSYPDVRAGSQTSGWEDQKLGEPAPTGFAIAGLNLGNVFVGIQPSRGYDLDPSLNYHAPDLEPTPHYLAFYQWIKDIFQADAVIHVGKHGNLEWLPGKSLALSECCYPEVALGTMPHLYPFIVNDPGEGSQAKRRSQAVILDHLTPPLTRAELYGPLQQLETLVDEYYEADSLDPSRLPAIQSRITALIRQEHLDQDLGLTPEDLTGVTSQLSTRIDGYLCELKEAQIRDGLHIFGQCPQGRQLRDLIVAISRSRPQGITRALAEDLGLDFDPLTTDPTTRLEPPVVIENKTYHQVGDVVEQLETLAANYVDQLLVGAGFASRHETPTILSSHPDMGEPAPTTEKELTWIAETLYPQLQATRQEITNLLRGLDGRYIASGPSGAPTRGRAEVLPTGRNFYSVDIRAIPTETAWGMARKAAEALIERYTQENGEYPKTLGLSMWGTSAMRTGGEDLAEALWLLGVQPVWDGPSRRVVDFEVVPVSVLGRPRVDVTLRISGFFRDGFPNLIDLFNQVVEKVAALDEPEEENPLAGTVRRETEKWRELGLSEEQARERSHYRMFGSKPGAYGAGLQGLIESQNWRSDEDLARAYLNWSSYAYTGQGDGQSAPEVFAQRLQDLQVVLHNQDNREHDLLDSDDYYQFQGGLTAAVRSLKGENPTVYFGDHAVMNHPRIRTLQEEINRVYRSRVINPKWIAGVMRHGYKGAFEMAATVDYLFAYDATTHCVADHIYDGVSEAYLLDPKVQEFVEKHNPWALRDMAERLLEAHQRGLWTSASAERVDELRAIVHQAEANIE